In Paenibacillus sp. FSL R7-0345, a single window of DNA contains:
- a CDS encoding aminotransferase class V-fold PLP-dependent enzyme gives MNQQYKGYVPLTRSEFSTLTSQFARLLSTEHPPVIIPAEAILGIEAVAAGISAPGRTFINVVTGPYGSLFGQWLERGGARVVEVKVPFDEVVPAEMVDAVIERVKPDALSFVQAEVVTGGSNPAKEILRIARSHNLITVTDSVSAVGGEELLVDEWGVDFAAVGAQKALGGPNGVSAVSISPRGWQFLESNKHAPRNSILSLLDLKPPTDGTEPVRVPPNIPALEARALIEALAAVEQEGLDQVILRHETAAASAIAGIKALGLEPWQKDSGHYSTLTTTVRIGGDQRLRIAQPVGIVAPGDGELNGRLLRINHFGVNASLPSVEKAITTLAGLLEQEAASALQAVRAAWGNAHA, from the coding sequence ATGAACCAACAATATAAAGGATATGTACCGCTGACACGATCTGAATTTAGCACGTTGACCAGCCAGTTCGCCCGGCTGCTGTCAACTGAACATCCTCCGGTTATTATTCCGGCTGAGGCGATTCTGGGTATTGAGGCGGTAGCTGCAGGCATATCTGCACCGGGCCGCACGTTTATTAATGTTGTAACCGGCCCTTACGGCAGTCTGTTCGGCCAGTGGCTGGAGCGCGGCGGAGCAAGAGTGGTGGAAGTGAAGGTTCCGTTTGACGAAGTGGTACCGGCGGAAATGGTTGATGCTGTTATTGAGCGGGTTAAGCCTGATGCGCTTTCCTTTGTGCAGGCTGAGGTCGTTACCGGCGGTTCAAATCCGGCAAAAGAAATCCTGCGTATTGCGCGCAGCCACAACCTGATCACAGTAACGGACTCCGTTTCGGCAGTCGGCGGGGAAGAGCTGCTTGTGGATGAGTGGGGCGTTGACTTTGCCGCTGTCGGTGCGCAAAAAGCACTGGGCGGACCCAACGGGGTCAGTGCGGTCAGCATTTCGCCGCGCGGCTGGCAGTTCCTGGAGTCGAATAAGCATGCGCCGCGCAATTCGATTCTGTCTTTGCTGGATCTGAAGCCACCGACGGACGGGACAGAACCGGTACGTGTCCCGCCTAACATTCCGGCGCTGGAGGCCAGAGCACTGATTGAAGCGCTGGCGGCGGTTGAGCAGGAGGGGCTGGATCAGGTCATCCTGCGCCACGAGACTGCGGCTGCTTCAGCCATCGCAGGTATTAAGGCGCTGGGGCTGGAGCCTTGGCAGAAGGACAGCGGGCATTATTCCACGCTGACGACAACCGTCCGCATCGGCGGGGATCAGCGGCTTAGAATTGCGCAGCCTGTTGGAATTGTAGCCCCCGGAGACGGAGAATTGAACGGCCGGCTGCTGCGGATTAATCACTTTGGCGTGAATGCAAGCCTGCCTAGCGTGGAAAAGGCCATTACAACGCTGGCTGGACTGCTTGAACAAGAGGCAGCTTCAGCGCTGCAGGCGGTCCGGGCAGCATGGGGGAATGCCCATGCTTAA
- a CDS encoding amidohydrolase family protein has protein sequence MLNKHPEALDYKAIRIAGIEDKRYDISIRDGRFASVKETVLGEPAGQMEQLGQEGHGEQNGQPGPDGAASPQADLWISPGIIDLHTHLAWTDFDHSDQLKRSSGEVEVMQGAAFGATLRTGVTTARDAGGITPQTIRHLVRNYGHPLRVETSSEMLGAADALGTKFLEGRLAEIYATGAGWVKIMATGGLGAPAEKVLDPVFSEEEFNFIVRHAHANQIKVLVHTWGGVTIDWSISAGVESIEHGMFLTADQAGRLAESRTAYVSTASIYRIAADPAGVLALPPVICDRAARAAEAHSRAIGYARSAGVRLGFGTDYATPALHGYNLQELDTLLDYGLTRAEAWESATSGAAEILGRGDDLGRIAEGYLADAVIWNADPFQARDADVLRESIVSVITGQSEAELAGGK, from the coding sequence ATGCTTAACAAACATCCGGAGGCGCTGGATTATAAGGCGATCCGCATCGCAGGGATTGAAGACAAGCGGTATGACATTTCCATCAGAGACGGCAGATTTGCGTCGGTGAAGGAGACGGTGCTGGGGGAACCCGCGGGGCAAATGGAGCAGTTGGGACAGGAAGGGCACGGAGAGCAAAACGGGCAGCCTGGACCGGATGGAGCTGCTTCCCCTCAGGCTGATCTCTGGATCAGCCCGGGCATTATCGACCTGCATACGCATCTGGCCTGGACGGACTTTGACCATTCAGACCAGCTGAAGCGCAGCAGCGGCGAGGTGGAGGTTATGCAGGGCGCGGCGTTTGGAGCTACCCTGCGGACCGGTGTAACGACCGCGCGCGATGCAGGTGGAATCACGCCGCAGACGATCCGCCATCTGGTCCGGAATTATGGCCATCCGCTCAGGGTAGAGACCAGCAGCGAAATGCTGGGGGCAGCAGATGCGCTGGGGACAAAATTCCTGGAAGGCCGGCTTGCCGAGATTTATGCTACCGGAGCCGGCTGGGTCAAGATTATGGCAACCGGCGGTCTCGGCGCACCTGCAGAGAAGGTGCTTGATCCGGTCTTTTCGGAAGAAGAGTTCAACTTCATTGTCCGCCATGCCCATGCCAATCAGATCAAGGTGCTCGTTCATACCTGGGGCGGTGTAACCATTGACTGGTCGATCTCGGCAGGAGTCGAATCGATCGAGCATGGGATGTTCCTGACCGCTGACCAGGCCGGAAGGCTGGCCGAGTCCCGGACAGCTTACGTGTCTACGGCATCAATCTACCGGATTGCCGCAGATCCTGCCGGCGTGCTGGCGCTGCCGCCGGTGATCTGCGACCGCGCCGCCCGGGCAGCCGAGGCCCATTCCCGGGCCATCGGCTATGCCAGAAGCGCAGGCGTCCGCCTCGGCTTCGGCACAGACTATGCCACGCCGGCGCTGCACGGCTATAACCTGCAGGAGCTGGACACGCTGCTGGATTACGGCCTGACCCGTGCGGAGGCGTGGGAATCCGCTACCTCCGGCGCGGCTGAAATCCTCGGGCGCGGGGACGACTTGGGCCGGATCGCCGAAGGCTATCTGGCCGATGCCGTAATCTGGAACGCCGATCCGTTCCAGGCGCGGGATGCCGATGTGCTGCGGGAGAGCATCGTGTCCGTTATAACCGGGCAGAGTGAGGCGGAGCTGGCGGGCGGTAAATAG